The Syngnathoides biaculeatus isolate LvHL_M chromosome 16, ASM1980259v1, whole genome shotgun sequence DNA segment GCCGCCATTCTTGCTCCCCGGCACCGGCAGGGCGTTAAGCTTCGGCGTCGCAGGTTTGCCTcgagttatttatttatttcaattgttttgCTTTCGGAATTGCCGCAAAACGCGGACCCAAGTTGTTGTCGTCGCCGTTCAGGTCCCGGAACCGGCGTCCCCTTCCACTGGCACGGACCGGGATACTCGGAGGTCATCTACGGGAGGAAGGTAGGTGGGGGGCCGACGGCGCCGGAGACCCGACCGCCCGGCAGACGTGTGGTCGTGTGCCGCAGCGCTGGTTCCTGTACCCGCCGGACGAGGAGCCGCTCTTCCACCCCAACGCCAGCACGCTGGCGTGGCTGAGGGACGTGTACCCGCGGCTGACCCCGCGCCGAGCCCCGCTCCGGTGCACCGTCCGACCCGGACAGGTAAGCTGCGATGATTTTCTGCGGACAATCGCGTGACCGAtctcgtgtaaaaaaaaaaaaaaaaaaaaacggttgttGGGAGGAGTCGCGTTTATCccgattaatttttttcaattgatccATTTAAATTATTCAGCCTAGCGGCAAATATCGATGGGTGTCATTTTGCCCAGCGGCGCGCTAAAAGCGTCCATTTGCGTTGTCCCTTCTTGGCAGGTTCTGTACTTCCCGGCACGCTGGTGGCACGCCACCCTCAACTTGGACACCAGCGTCTTCATCTCAACCTTCCTGGGGTGACGACCACGACGACGTTACTTTATTGGATGTTGCGCTTTCCTCCTCGCAAACGTCAAGAATGACAAAagccgactttttttttcccttgctctCGGAAAAGGAATAAAGTGTGTCAAAAGCGTTCGAACGCGTTCGAGTTCCAACGAAGCCCCAACCCGGTGTGGCCCCGTTCGCCGCTTTTTTCAGTTTCCCCACTCTAAAATGAgcccaaaaaatgtgaatagaCAAATATATCCCGAGTGTAAAATGCCGCTTTTAAATCGGGACTCCATTTTTGAGGGGGGGTTCTGGTTCTGCGTAGCAAGAACgggtccattattttttttcccctcaacctTCACAATCGTCAAATCGAGAAATCACGACAAAATCTGTACCACAaacgctgcaaaaaaaaaaagacccaatcGAAAAGGGTTCCAGAACAGTCAGGAAACGGTTTTGGATTTCAgcaaatgaagcaaaaagtTTTCACAGCGCTAAAGTCTACCCGGGGAAACGCAAGCGCAACAAAGAAGGCGGAGCCGAGCCAAATACGGCAGCCGTGTTTGACGCGGGCGCGCTCAACTCAAAGGCCGCTTGCAATATCAATTTCAGATAAAAGTACAAGATCTCCATCGGACTTTCTACGGAACCAAACGACGCACGCG contains these protein-coding regions:
- the jmjd8 gene encoding uncharacterized protein jmjd8 isoform X2, translated to MTKVPATWRWWTALRCPWLASWTELTSRVRRPAGPPEYGQHVFVQESGRLLPALRGRHPRAALARRPRERHVVLVRGQQRQRVAQPSGRLPAAAILAPRHRQGVKLRRRRSRNRRPLPLARTGILGGHLREEALVPVPAGRGAALPPQRQHAGVAEGRVPAADPAPSPAPVHRPTRTGSVLPGTLVARHPQLGHQRLHLNLPGVTTTTTLLYWMLRFPPRKRQE